One window from the genome of Anomalospiza imberbis isolate Cuckoo-Finch-1a 21T00152 chromosome 13, ASM3175350v1, whole genome shotgun sequence encodes:
- the MTFMT gene encoding methionyl-tRNA formyltransferase, mitochondrial, which translates to MRARVLRACRQGVRAAGPPWRVLFFGTDRFAVTALRALRAAGEPSEDSLVSRLEVVTLPSHLPGDLPVRSCARELQLPVHEWPHTGPAGQFDVGVVASFGRLLSEELILQFPYGVLNVHPSCLPRWRGPAPIVHTVLHGDKVTGVTIMEIRPKKFDVGPIIKQEEVAVPPRCTAQELEGMLAKMGANMLLAVLKNLPESLKNKKEQPKEGVTFAPKISVAKSCIKWEEQTAAQIIQLHRAIGSMFPLQTLWKGTTIKLLDFVEVDNIPGFSDQIQNDCEVVPGSVLFHKMSQTLVARCKEGWVGIKTVVLKKKLTAVDFYNGYMHSWFQQNPRAVHPECRFQTLKFSMAKKTLKERGILAQDIKP; encoded by the exons ATGCGGGCCCGGGTGCTGCGCGCCTGCCGCCAGGGCGtgagggcggcggggccgccatGGCGCGTCCTGTTCTTCGGCACCGACCGCTTCGCCGTGACCGCCCTGCGAGCCCTGCGGGCCGCCGG GGAGCCCAGCGAGGACTCGCTCGTGTCCCGGCTGGAGGTGGTGACCCTGCCCTCCCACCTGCCCGGGGACCTGCCCGtgaggagctgtgccagggagctCCAGCTGCCTGTGCACGAGTGGCCACACACGGGACCCGCGGGGCAGTTTGATGTGGGTGTGGTGGCATCTTTTGGACGTCTCCTAAGCGAGGAGCTCATTCTGCAGTTCCCATA TGGTGTGCTGAATGTCCATCCCAGCTGTCTCCCACGATGGCGTGGTCCTGCACCCATAGTCCACACAGTGCTTCATGGTGATAAGGTGACTGGGGTGACAATTATGGAAATAAGACCAAAAAA GTTTGATGTAGGTCCAATTATTAAGCAAGAAGAGGTTGCTGTTCCTCCCCGCTGTACGGCACAGGAGCTGGAAGGGATGTTGGCAAAGATGGGTGCAAACATG CTGTTAGCAGTTTTGAAGAACTTAcctgaaagtttaaaaaataaaaaagagcagCCAAAAGAAGGAGTAACGTTTG CTCCTAAAATCTCTGTAGCGAAGAGTTGTATAAAATGGGAAGAGCAAACAGCTGCACAAATAATTCAACTGCATCGTGCAATAGGCAGTATG TTTCCTTTGCAGACACTCTGGAAGGGTACTACCATTAAACTCCTGGATTTTGTGGAAGTGGATAATATCCCTGGTTTTTCTG ATCAAATACAAAATGACTGTGAAGTTGTTCCTGGTTCAGTGCTGTTCCATAAAATGTCCCAAACATTGGTAGCTCGCTGCAAG GAAGGCTGGGTTGGAATCAAAACAGTCGTTTTAAAGAAGAAGCTTACAGCAGTTGACTTCTACAACGGATATATGCACTCTTGGTTCCAGCAGAATCCAAGAGCAGTTCATCCGGAATGCAGATTTCAAACACTCAAATTTAGCATGGCAAAAAAGACTCTGAAAGAGAGGGGAATATTGGCACAGGATATAAAAccataa
- the CILP gene encoding cartilage intermediate layer protein 1 isoform X2 — protein MVTTKGWILLLLWGATSVLGQRILKPALSRVQIGQRTFSPLVMLSLESTRSSSRRGDPTFTYVRRSPLVQDSKRFLSPWSKWSECSAKCGQTGVQKRTRSCLAERLWGVHCNEATEEGRLCIGHVCSACNITCPMGHVNADCDTCMCEDATLHGKVSLEDGSPAADARVYLQAKKLKLLTMADNRGMFRIPGVCPDGKNTLKIKKAKYATATVTVPESNQRNLAIQVQLHRSGKPYVFRSPEDKARRVGQSVSLCCDARGSPAPDRYLWYHNGSLLDPSLYKYKNNLILKNLKREQSGEYFCKASSAGGSAKSQVAKLAVIGRQEAACDSQPQSHLIRLPHDCFQKATNSFYYDVGKCPAKTCVGKLDKGLRCKDNVSYCCGVSKMETRDISCDGYTLPTKVIIECGCKICTETKIMVRGRATAADNGEPLRFGHIYMGNKRVSMTGYKGTFSIHVPADMERLVLTFVDRLQKFVNTTKVLPFKENGGAVFHEIKLLRKKAPVTLESTETNVISLGEMEEDDPIAELEIPPNAFYRKNGEVYSGKVKASVTFLDPRNISTAPVTQSDLNFVDEEGDVFPLRTYGMFSVDFTDEQGTESLNAEKVKVHLDAAQVKMPEHVQEMKLWSLNPETGLWEEEGDFNLEKSTRRKREERTFLVGNMEIKERRLFNLDVPESRRCYVKVRAYRSERFLQSEQIQGVVISIINMEPEPGFSSNPRAWGRFDSVVTGPNGACVPAFCDEQNPEAYGAYILASMGGEELEAVPSAPKLNPAAIGVPQPYLNKLNYRRTDHEDSNIKKTAFSINMAKPSPNSPEENNGPIYAYENLSECEEAPYSAAHFRFYRIEGDRYDYNTVPFSEDDLMSWTDDYLAWWPKPMEFRACYIKVKINGPQEVNVRSRNMGGTHPRTIGKLYGIRDVRSIRDPQQRDVSAACLEFKCSGMLFDQDRVDRTLVKVIPQGNCRRVSVNSMLHEYLVNHLPMATNNDTSEYTMLAPLDPLGHNYGIYTVTDQDPRIAKEIALGRCFDGTSDGTSRIMKSDVGVGLTFTCSERSTTEQSIFQSQRNLGQQSPRDSGRQSLRDSGRQSPRDSGQQSPRDSGWQSPRDSGQQSILVLPGESPAYRRPPASRRNNQARIPMTGQRPTY, from the exons ATGGTCACCACAAAAGGCTggatcctcctcctcctctggggAGCCACGTCTGTTTTAG GACAAAGGATTCTGAAACCAGCCCTCAGCAGGGTCCAGATAGGACAGAGAACCTTCAGCCCGCTGGTAATGCTCAGCTTGGAGA GTACGAGGAGCAGCTCTCGCCGGGGAGACCCAACCTTCACCTACGTCAGACGCA GTCCACTGGTGCAAGATTCAAAAAGGTTTTTGTCTCCATGGTCGAAATGGAGCGAGTGCTCAGCAAAGTGTGGCCAAACCGGGGTGCAGAAGCGTACCAGATCCTGCCTAGCTGAGCGCCTCTGGGGCGTGCACTGTAATGAAGCAACTGAGGAAGGGCGGCTCTGCATTGGACATGTTTGCTCAG CATGCAACATCACCTGTCCCATGGGCCATGTCAATGCCGACTGTGACACTTGCATGTGTGAGGATGCCACCCTGCATGGGAAGGTGTCTCTTGAGGATGGGTCACCTGCTGCCGATGCCCGGGTCTACCTGCAAGCCAAGAAACTCAAGCTGTTGACAATGGCTGATAACAGAGGCATGTTTAGGATCCCAGGGGTTTGTCCTGATGGGAAAAACACCCTTAAAATAAAGAAAGCCAAATATGCAACAGCGACTGTCACCGTGCCTGAGAGCAACCAGAGAAACCTGGCAATCCAAGTGCAGCTGCACCGATCAG gcAAACCCTATGTTTTCAGGAGCCCTGAGGACAAAGCCAGGAGAGTGGGACAGAGTGTGTCACTCTGCTGCGACGCCCGAGGGAGCCCAGCTCCTGACCGCTACCTCTG GTACCACAATGGCTCACTGCTGGATCCCTCCTTGTACAAATATAAAAACAACCTGATTCTGAAGAACCTAAAGAGAGAACAGTCAGGAGAGTATTTCTGCAAGGCCAGCAGTGCCGGGGGGTCGGCAAAGTCCCAAGTTGCCAAGCTGGCTGTCATAG GCAGACAAGAGGCAGCCTGTGACTCCCAACCCCAAAGCCACCTCATCCGACTTCCTCACGATTGCTTCCAAAAAGCAACAAACTCCTTCTATTACGACGTGGGCAAGTGCCCAGCAAAGACCTGTGTGGGGAAGCTGGATAAGGGACTTCGGTGTAAGGACAATGTCTCCTACTGCTGTGGGGTATCCAAGATGGAAACCAGGGACATCTCCTGCGATGGCTACACGCTCCCCACTAAAGTCATCATCGAATGTGGCTGCAAAATATGCACTGAGACTAAAATAATGGTTCGAGgcagagccacagcagcagaTAATGGTGAGCCACTGAGGTTTGGCCACATCTACATGGGGAACAAGAGAGTGAGCATGACTGGCTACAAGGGAACCTTCTCCATCCACGTCCCAGCAGATATGGAGAGACTGGTTCTAACTTTCGTGGACCGGCTGCAGAAGTTTGTGAACACAACAAAAGTTCTGCCCTTCAAGGAAAACGGAGGTGCTGTATTTCATGAGATCAAGCTACTAAGAAAGAAAGCCCCTGTTACACTGGAATCAACCGAAACCAACGTGATTTCTTTGGGGGAAATGGAAGAAGATGATCCAATTGCTGAATTAGAAATTCCTCCCAATGCATTTTATAGGAAAAATGGAGAGGTCTACAGTGGCAAAGTGAAAGCCAGTGTGACATTTCTGGACCCAAGAAACATCTccacagcccctgtgacacAAAGTGACCTAAACTTTGTAGATGAGGAAGGAGACGTATTTCCGCTCCGCACGTACGGCATGTTTTCTGTGGACTTCACGGATGAACAGGGCACAGAGTCCCTCAATGCAGAAAAGGTGAAGGTTCATTTGGATGCTGCTCAGGTCAAGATGCCAGAGCATGTGCAAGAGATGAAGCTTTGGTCCCTGAATCCAGAGACAGGGTTATGGGAGGAAGAAGGGGACTTTAACCTCGAGAAAAGCACACGACGCAAAAGGGAGGAGAGAACCTTTTTGGTCGGGAACATGGAGATCAAAGAGAGGCGTCTTTTTAACCTGGATGTCCCTGAGAGCAGACGGTGCTACGTCAAAGTCCGAGCCTACAGAAGCGAGCGATTTCTGCAAAGTGAGCAGATCCAAGGGGTTGTGATTTCTATTATAAACATGGAGCCAGAACCAGGGTTCTCCTCCAACCCCAGAGCATGGGGCCGTTTTGACAGCGTAGTCACTGGTCCCAATGGTGCCTGTGTGCCCGCCTTCTGTGATGAACAAAACCCTGAAGCCTACGGAGCTTATATCTTGGCAAGCATGGGGGGTGAAGAGCTCGaagctgtgccctctgctcccaaaCTCAACCCTGCTGCTATTGGGGTCCCACAGCCATACCTCAACAAGCTTAACTACAGGAGAACAGACCACGAGGACTCCAACATCAAGAAAACAGCATTCAGCATTAACATGGCCAAGCCAAGCCCTAATTCCCCAGAAGAGAACAATGGCCCTATTTATGCCTATGAAAACCTCAGTGAATGCGAGGAAGCTCCATACAGTGCTGCTCACTTCAGGTTTTACAGGATAGAAGGAGACCGGTATGACTACAACACTGTTCCCTTCAGTGAAGATGACCTCATGAGCTGGACCGATGACTACCTAGCATGGTGGCCCAAGCCCATGGAATTTAGAGCCTGCTacattaaagtaaaaataaatggaCCCCAAGAAGTGAATGTAAGATCTCGTAACATGGGTGGGACACACCCACGCACCATCGGCAAGCTCTATGGCATCAGGGATGTGCGCAGCATCCGTGACCCCCAGCAGCGGGACGTGTCGGCAGCCTGCCTGGAGTTCAAGTGCAGCGGAATGCTCTTCGACCAGGACCGCGTGGACCGCACGCTCGTCAAAGTGATCCCACAAGGCAACTGCCGTCGAGTGAGCGTCAACAGCATGCTCCACGAATACCTGGTGAACCACCTCCCCATGGCCACCAACAACGACACCAGCGAGTACACAATGCTGGCACCTCTTGACCCACTGGGACACAACTACGGCATCTACACAGTCACTGATCAAGACCCAAGGATCGCCAAGGAAATTGCCCTGGGTAGGTGTTTCGATGGCACATCTGATGGCACATCCAGAATCATGAAGAGCGATGTCGGCGTTGGGTTGACTTTCACCTGTTCAGAGAGGAGCACAACAGAGCAAAGCATCTTCCAGTCTCAAAGGAACTTGGGCCAGCAGTCTCCCAGGGACTCAGGCCGGCAGTCTCTGAGGGACTCGGGCCGGCAGTCTCCGAGGGACTCGG GTCAGCAGTCTCCGAGGGACTCGGGCTGGCAGTCTCCAAGGGACTCGGGCCAGCAGTCCATCCTGGTTCTGCCAGGAGAAAGCCCTGCGTACCGGAGGCCGCCAGCAAGCCGCCGTAACAACCAAGCCAGGATCCCAATGACAGGTCAACGTCCCACCTACTAG
- the CILP gene encoding cartilage intermediate layer protein 1 isoform X1, whose product MVTTKGWILLLLWGATSVLGQRILKPALSRVQIGQRTFSPLVMLSLESTRSSSRRGDPTFTYVRRSPLVQDSKRFLSPWSKWSECSAKCGQTGVQKRTRSCLAERLWGVHCNEATEEGRLCIGHVCSACNITCPMGHVNADCDTCMCEDATLHGKVSLEDGSPAADARVYLQAKKLKLLTMADNRGMFRIPGVCPDGKNTLKIKKAKYATATVTVPESNQRNLAIQVQLHRSGKPYVFRSPEDKARRVGQSVSLCCDARGSPAPDRYLWYHNGSLLDPSLYKYKNNLILKNLKREQSGEYFCKASSAGGSAKSQVAKLAVIGRQEAACDSQPQSHLIRLPHDCFQKATNSFYYDVGKCPAKTCVGKLDKGLRCKDNVSYCCGVSKMETRDISCDGYTLPTKVIIECGCKICTETKIMVRGRATAADNGEPLRFGHIYMGNKRVSMTGYKGTFSIHVPADMERLVLTFVDRLQKFVNTTKVLPFKENGGAVFHEIKLLRKKAPVTLESTETNVISLGEMEEDDPIAELEIPPNAFYRKNGEVYSGKVKASVTFLDPRNISTAPVTQSDLNFVDEEGDVFPLRTYGMFSVDFTDEQGTESLNAEKVKVHLDAAQVKMPEHVQEMKLWSLNPETGLWEEEGDFNLEKSTRRKREERTFLVGNMEIKERRLFNLDVPESRRCYVKVRAYRSERFLQSEQIQGVVISIINMEPEPGFSSNPRAWGRFDSVVTGPNGACVPAFCDEQNPEAYGAYILASMGGEELEAVPSAPKLNPAAIGVPQPYLNKLNYRRTDHEDSNIKKTAFSINMAKPSPNSPEENNGPIYAYENLSECEEAPYSAAHFRFYRIEGDRYDYNTVPFSEDDLMSWTDDYLAWWPKPMEFRACYIKVKINGPQEVNVRSRNMGGTHPRTIGKLYGIRDVRSIRDPQQRDVSAACLEFKCSGMLFDQDRVDRTLVKVIPQGNCRRVSVNSMLHEYLVNHLPMATNNDTSEYTMLAPLDPLGHNYGIYTVTDQDPRIAKEIALGRCFDGTSDGTSRIMKSDVGVGLTFTCSERSTTEQSIFQSQRNLGQQSPRDSGRQSLRDSGRQSPRDSGQQSPRDSGWQSPRDSGQQSPRDSGWQSPRDSGQQSILVLPGESPAYRRPPASRRNNQARIPMTGQRPTY is encoded by the exons ATGGTCACCACAAAAGGCTggatcctcctcctcctctggggAGCCACGTCTGTTTTAG GACAAAGGATTCTGAAACCAGCCCTCAGCAGGGTCCAGATAGGACAGAGAACCTTCAGCCCGCTGGTAATGCTCAGCTTGGAGA GTACGAGGAGCAGCTCTCGCCGGGGAGACCCAACCTTCACCTACGTCAGACGCA GTCCACTGGTGCAAGATTCAAAAAGGTTTTTGTCTCCATGGTCGAAATGGAGCGAGTGCTCAGCAAAGTGTGGCCAAACCGGGGTGCAGAAGCGTACCAGATCCTGCCTAGCTGAGCGCCTCTGGGGCGTGCACTGTAATGAAGCAACTGAGGAAGGGCGGCTCTGCATTGGACATGTTTGCTCAG CATGCAACATCACCTGTCCCATGGGCCATGTCAATGCCGACTGTGACACTTGCATGTGTGAGGATGCCACCCTGCATGGGAAGGTGTCTCTTGAGGATGGGTCACCTGCTGCCGATGCCCGGGTCTACCTGCAAGCCAAGAAACTCAAGCTGTTGACAATGGCTGATAACAGAGGCATGTTTAGGATCCCAGGGGTTTGTCCTGATGGGAAAAACACCCTTAAAATAAAGAAAGCCAAATATGCAACAGCGACTGTCACCGTGCCTGAGAGCAACCAGAGAAACCTGGCAATCCAAGTGCAGCTGCACCGATCAG gcAAACCCTATGTTTTCAGGAGCCCTGAGGACAAAGCCAGGAGAGTGGGACAGAGTGTGTCACTCTGCTGCGACGCCCGAGGGAGCCCAGCTCCTGACCGCTACCTCTG GTACCACAATGGCTCACTGCTGGATCCCTCCTTGTACAAATATAAAAACAACCTGATTCTGAAGAACCTAAAGAGAGAACAGTCAGGAGAGTATTTCTGCAAGGCCAGCAGTGCCGGGGGGTCGGCAAAGTCCCAAGTTGCCAAGCTGGCTGTCATAG GCAGACAAGAGGCAGCCTGTGACTCCCAACCCCAAAGCCACCTCATCCGACTTCCTCACGATTGCTTCCAAAAAGCAACAAACTCCTTCTATTACGACGTGGGCAAGTGCCCAGCAAAGACCTGTGTGGGGAAGCTGGATAAGGGACTTCGGTGTAAGGACAATGTCTCCTACTGCTGTGGGGTATCCAAGATGGAAACCAGGGACATCTCCTGCGATGGCTACACGCTCCCCACTAAAGTCATCATCGAATGTGGCTGCAAAATATGCACTGAGACTAAAATAATGGTTCGAGgcagagccacagcagcagaTAATGGTGAGCCACTGAGGTTTGGCCACATCTACATGGGGAACAAGAGAGTGAGCATGACTGGCTACAAGGGAACCTTCTCCATCCACGTCCCAGCAGATATGGAGAGACTGGTTCTAACTTTCGTGGACCGGCTGCAGAAGTTTGTGAACACAACAAAAGTTCTGCCCTTCAAGGAAAACGGAGGTGCTGTATTTCATGAGATCAAGCTACTAAGAAAGAAAGCCCCTGTTACACTGGAATCAACCGAAACCAACGTGATTTCTTTGGGGGAAATGGAAGAAGATGATCCAATTGCTGAATTAGAAATTCCTCCCAATGCATTTTATAGGAAAAATGGAGAGGTCTACAGTGGCAAAGTGAAAGCCAGTGTGACATTTCTGGACCCAAGAAACATCTccacagcccctgtgacacAAAGTGACCTAAACTTTGTAGATGAGGAAGGAGACGTATTTCCGCTCCGCACGTACGGCATGTTTTCTGTGGACTTCACGGATGAACAGGGCACAGAGTCCCTCAATGCAGAAAAGGTGAAGGTTCATTTGGATGCTGCTCAGGTCAAGATGCCAGAGCATGTGCAAGAGATGAAGCTTTGGTCCCTGAATCCAGAGACAGGGTTATGGGAGGAAGAAGGGGACTTTAACCTCGAGAAAAGCACACGACGCAAAAGGGAGGAGAGAACCTTTTTGGTCGGGAACATGGAGATCAAAGAGAGGCGTCTTTTTAACCTGGATGTCCCTGAGAGCAGACGGTGCTACGTCAAAGTCCGAGCCTACAGAAGCGAGCGATTTCTGCAAAGTGAGCAGATCCAAGGGGTTGTGATTTCTATTATAAACATGGAGCCAGAACCAGGGTTCTCCTCCAACCCCAGAGCATGGGGCCGTTTTGACAGCGTAGTCACTGGTCCCAATGGTGCCTGTGTGCCCGCCTTCTGTGATGAACAAAACCCTGAAGCCTACGGAGCTTATATCTTGGCAAGCATGGGGGGTGAAGAGCTCGaagctgtgccctctgctcccaaaCTCAACCCTGCTGCTATTGGGGTCCCACAGCCATACCTCAACAAGCTTAACTACAGGAGAACAGACCACGAGGACTCCAACATCAAGAAAACAGCATTCAGCATTAACATGGCCAAGCCAAGCCCTAATTCCCCAGAAGAGAACAATGGCCCTATTTATGCCTATGAAAACCTCAGTGAATGCGAGGAAGCTCCATACAGTGCTGCTCACTTCAGGTTTTACAGGATAGAAGGAGACCGGTATGACTACAACACTGTTCCCTTCAGTGAAGATGACCTCATGAGCTGGACCGATGACTACCTAGCATGGTGGCCCAAGCCCATGGAATTTAGAGCCTGCTacattaaagtaaaaataaatggaCCCCAAGAAGTGAATGTAAGATCTCGTAACATGGGTGGGACACACCCACGCACCATCGGCAAGCTCTATGGCATCAGGGATGTGCGCAGCATCCGTGACCCCCAGCAGCGGGACGTGTCGGCAGCCTGCCTGGAGTTCAAGTGCAGCGGAATGCTCTTCGACCAGGACCGCGTGGACCGCACGCTCGTCAAAGTGATCCCACAAGGCAACTGCCGTCGAGTGAGCGTCAACAGCATGCTCCACGAATACCTGGTGAACCACCTCCCCATGGCCACCAACAACGACACCAGCGAGTACACAATGCTGGCACCTCTTGACCCACTGGGACACAACTACGGCATCTACACAGTCACTGATCAAGACCCAAGGATCGCCAAGGAAATTGCCCTGGGTAGGTGTTTCGATGGCACATCTGATGGCACATCCAGAATCATGAAGAGCGATGTCGGCGTTGGGTTGACTTTCACCTGTTCAGAGAGGAGCACAACAGAGCAAAGCATCTTCCAGTCTCAAAGGAACTTGGGCCAGCAGTCTCCCAGGGACTCAGGCCGGCAGTCTCTGAGGGACTCGGGCCGGCAGTCTCCGAGGGACTCGGGTCAGCAGTCTCCGAGGGACTCGGGCTGGCAGTCTCCGAGGGACTCAGGTCAGCAGTCTCCGAGGGACTCGGGCTGGCAGTCTCCAAGGGACTCGGGCCAGCAGTCCATCCTGGTTCTGCCAGGAGAAAGCCCTGCGTACCGGAGGCCGCCAGCAAGCCGCCGTAACAACCAAGCCAGGATCCCAATGACAGGTCAACGTCCCACCTACTAG